Within the Deltaproteobacteria bacterium genome, the region CATCAACGCGCGCTCGCGCACAATCTCCCGTACCGACACGCCCCGCGAGGTCGCGGCGGCGGCGATGTCGCTCGCGGCCTCATACCCGATGCTCGCGACCAAGGCCGTCGCGCAGGCGACCGAGCCCTCGACATGCGCCCGGCAAACGTCCTCGCGCGCAACGATCCCGCGCACGCACCGCGTCGCCAGTGCGTGGGCGGCGTGCGTGAGCAGATCGATCGTTTCGAGCAGCGCGTCCGCGACGAGCGGCAAAAATGCGTTGAGTTCCAGATTCCCGGCGGCGCAGGCATGCGTCACCGCCGCATCGTTCGCGATCGCTCGCATCGCCGCGACTGCGACCGCCTCGGGAATCACCGGGTTGATCTTTCCCGGCATGATCGACGAACCGGCCTGCATCGGCGGGAGCGTGATCTCCCCCAACCCGGCGGCCGGACCCGACGACATCAACCGCAGGTCGTTCGCAATCTTCAGCAGATTCGTCGCACAGGCTTTGAGGATGCCCGAGACCTCGACAAAGGCGTCGGCGTTCTGCGTCGCCTCGACCAGGTTCTCCGCGCGGGCCAGGCCGAAACCCGTGATCTCGCGCAGCTCATCGGTCGCGCGAAAGATGAACGCGCGCGGTGCGGCGATGCCCGTACCGATCGCCGTTCCGCCGAGGTTCACGACGCGGAGACGCTCCTCGCACTTCGACACGCGCCAGCGGTCACGGTTGAACGCCTCCGCGTACGCGCCCATTTCGCGGCCAAGCGTCGTGAGCACGGCGTCCTGCAACTGCGTGCGGCCCACCTTCACGACGTGGGCGAAGCGTTTCTCCGCGTCCTGAAACGACTCCTGCAAATCGACCAGCGCGCGTTCGAGCGCGCGCAGCCGGTCGATCGCCGCGACGCGCAGCGCCGTCGGATAGGTGTCGTTGGTCGATTGATGCAGGTTCACGTCGTTCGTCGGGCTGACGCGACCGTAGTCGGCCAAGGATCTGCCGAGAATTTGCAGGGCGCGATTGGCGATCACCTCGTTCACGTTCATGTTCGTGCTGGTGCCCGCACCGCCCTGCAGCGCGTCCACGACGATCCACGCGTCGAGCTCGCCGGCCGCCATCTCCCCGCACGCCCGCCCGATCGCGTCGGCTTTTTCGGTGTCGTCGCCCCATGCGCTGAGACGGCGATTTGTTTGCGCGCACGCGAGCTTCACCTGCCCGTAGGCGTGGATGAGCGCGGGATGCACCGGTCGATTCGCGATCGGAAAATTCTCCAGCGCCCGCAACGTGTGGATGCCCCACAGCGCGTCCGCCGGAACATCACGTTCGCCCAGCAGATCCCGTTCTTTTCGCGTCGCGCCCATGTTTCGCCTAGCAGAAGACGTCGCGCTTGCCGTCACGAACCTTTTGCATCATGTGCACGGCGGCGTTTCGCGGCTTCGGGTCCATGTGTTCGAGCGCGGCGGCGATGGTTGCTTCGCCCGCCGCGCGACATTCGTCGGATGCGTAATCCGTCAGGTATTCAACAAAAGTCGAGAGTGCATTGGGATCGCAGTGGTGCTTGATCTCGCCGGGTTTCGCGAGATCCATGAAATCAGCGCCGGTGCGCCCGAGCCGGTAGCACGCCGTGCAGAACGACGGAATGAATCCGAGATTCGCGAGGTCGCGCACGACCTCGTCGAGCGTGCGGTGATCGCCGAGCTGAAACTGCTCGGCGCACTCGTCCTCCGATGCGTATCCGCCCGGATTAGTTCGGCTGCCCGCCGAAATCTGCGAAACGCCGAGCGCGAAGGTTTCGCGCCGAATCTCGGCGGTCTCGCGCGTGGACATGATGAGACCCGTGTACGGAACCGCGAGACGCAGGATGGCGACGATCTTTCGGAAGTCCGCATCGCTGACGGGCATGGGCGGATGCTCGGCGATATCGGCTCCGGTCGCGGGTTCCAGACGCGGTACGCTGATCGTGTGCGGCCCGACTCCGAAGCGCGCTTCGAGATGGCGGATGTGCTGCAGGAGCGCGAGCAGTTCGAATCGCCAGTCGGCGAGCCCGAACAGCACGCCGATGCCGACATCGTCGATGCCGGCCGTCATTGCGCGGTCCATGGCCGTGATGCGCCAGTCGTAGTCGCGCTTGCGGCCCGCCGCGTGGACGCGGGCGTAGGTCTCGCGGTGATAGGTTTCCTGAAAGAGCTGATAGGTGCCGATCCCCGAGCCGTGGAGCTGCGCGAACTCGCCGATCGTCAGCGGCGCGATGTTTACATTGATTCGGCGGATCTCCCCCCGCCCACTCTTCGTCGCGTAGATCGTCGCGATCGAGTCGAGAACGTATTGAAATCCCTGCTTCGGATACGACTCGCCCGCGACGAGCAGCACGCGCTTGTGCCCGTCGTCGATGAGCGCACGGACTTCCGCGGCGATCTCCTCCTGCGTCAGCGCGCGCCGGGCGAGCGACTTGTTGCGCACGCGAAACCCGCAGTAAAGGCAGTCGTTGGAACATAGGTTGGAGACGTAGAGCGGCGCGAACATCACGATGCGCCGACCGTAGATCGTCTCCTTGACCTCGCGGGCCGCCGCAAACAACTCGCCGACCAGCTCCGGATCGCTGATCGCGGCCAGCACGGCAATGTCCGCGGCGTCGAGACCCTTCATCAGTCGGGCTTTGGCGATCACCTCGCGCACACGAGACGCGTCGCGGGAGGACGCCTCTTTCAGGGTGTTCCAGATCATCTGTTCGTCGATGGGAACCTCGAACGGCGAGGTAGCTTCATTCGCGGACATCGAAAGACCTCAATTCGCCCCGGTGGGCTCCGCCCGCTCGGCGGGTTCGCGCGGCAGCACGACCGTAAACGTCGAGCCCTTCCCCGGTTCGCTCGATACGCGGACCGAGCCCTGATGCAGCGCGACGAGACGCTTCACGAGCGACAACCCCAGCCCCGTTCCCGGGACCTTGGCGGTAAATTTGTTGGAGACCCGATAGAACTCCTCGAAAATCTTGGCCTGCTCCTCGGCGCTCATGCCGATGCCGGTATCGCGGATCGCGACGACCACCTCGCCCGCGCGCCCTTCGCCGCGCACGCTCGCGCGGCCCCCTTCGGGGGTGTACTTCACCGCGTTGTCGATCAGGTTGTTGAAAACCGAAAACAGCGCCTCGCGGTCGGCCAGAATCGGCGGCGATCCGGCGAGCGCCTCGATATCGAGTTCGAGATCGATCCGCCGCTCCGCCGCGCGGTCGCGGCAGGCGTCGAGCGCATCGCGCACCACGCCGGAGATATCGGTTGGAACGCGGCGGATCGCGAAGTGGCCCGTCTCCATCGCGGACAGGTTCATGAGTTCGTTGACCAGCACGCGCAGGGTCTTCGCGCGGTCGCGGCACCTCGTGAGGACATCCGTTTTCTTCGTCTCGTCTACGTTTGCGGCGCCGGACAGCAAAATGTTCAGGTAGCCTTCGATGACGCCGAGCGGCCGCTTCACCTCGTGAGCGACCATCGAAACGAACATCGACTTGGCGGTTTCGAGTTTCTTCATCTCGGTGATGTCGGCCAGAATCGCCACCGCGCCTGTCGCCCCGCGCCCTTCCTCCAGCACCGGACTGACGGTGACCAGAAACGTCCCCGCCTCGACGCGGAGTTCGCGCGTGACGACGTGCGGCAGGTCGCCACCCTCTGCGGCGTCGCGCAGCCACTCGGCCAGCGCATCACAGCCGAGCGCCTCCGTTCGGATCGGCGGTTCGGCTCCGGAAATTGACGGAAGAGCCTGCGTCGCCGCGGCATTCCACATGACGACCTGCCCCTCGCGGTTGGCGACAATCACGCCGTCGGACAGGCACTGCAAAATCGTGCGGGACTTGCCGCGCTCCGAAGCGACCTCGAGCAGGCGATCCTCGCGCTCCTGACGCAGCCGTCGCGCCTCGATGCGCAGTTGACGCTTTTCGAGCATGTTGCGAAGGGGCAGCAGCAACTCGCCGGGCGTAAAGGGTTTGGGAATGTAGCCGTCGGCGCCGCGCTGCGTCGCCTCGACCGCCGTTTCGATGGTCGCATAAGCGGTCATGACCAGCAGAACCATGTCCTCGTCGCGGGCGCGAAGCGCCTCGATCAGCTCGACGCCGCCCATGCGCGGCATTTTGAGATCGACGACCGCCGCGTCGTAATCGCGCCGCGCATCGTAGCGTTCGAGTCCGTCCAGTCCGTCGCACGCGGTTTCCGCCTCGAAGCCTTCCGCCTGCAGGATCTTCCGGCAGCCCTCGCGCAAGCCGACTTCGTCATCCACGACCAGAATTCGCGGCACGACCGTCATGACGCGCCCCCCGCCGGTGTCGCCGCGCCCAGCAACTCGCGCACCTTGGCGAGCAACGCGTCGTGATCCGCCGGTTTGTCGAAGTAGGCGTTGACGGCCATGGCGGCGAGATCGGCCTCGGACTTCGGCCGGAAGTCGAACCCCGGTCGCGCCGCGACCGCGGTCACGAGAATTACGGGGATTCCGGACGTGGCGGGGTCGCTCTTGAGTGCCCGGGCCAGCGAGAACCCGGAGTCGAGATGACCCATCATGAGGTCGGTGACGATGAGGTCCGGTCGAGCGGCCGACATCGCCGCGATCGCCTTCTCGGGGTCGTCGAAAGTCCGTACGGCGTAGCCACCCGACGTCAGGACGACTTCGTGGATCTCCAGCACATCGTGGTCGTCGTCAACGACGAAGATGAGCGGTTTCTTCATGTTCACGGCATCTCCTCTAGTTCACCAAGCCGACGGCTTGCTCGATGGTCGTGCCCTCGACCGGCAGCGTGATGCGAAACGTCGTGCCGCGTCCGACGGCGCTGTCCACGGTGATGTCGCCCGAGTGCATCTTCACGACGCCGTAGGCGATCGCGAGACCGAGCCCCGTCCCTTTCCCCATCGCCTTCGTCGTGAAAAACGGCTCGAATATCTTGGAGAGATTCTCCGTCGGGATGCCGCAGCCCGTGTCCTGCACCTCGATCCGCACCGAGCGGCCGTTCGCCGCCGCGCGCATCGTGACCGATCCACCCCGCGCAGTCGCATCGACGGCGTTCTGCACGAGGTTGACGAGCATCTGCTTCACCTGCGCCACGTCGAGGCATACCGGCCCGAGATCGGGTTCGACCTCGGATCGTAGTTCGATGCCCGCTTCGCTCGCCGCCGGGGACTCGATCGAGATAATGTCCTCGATCACCTCGCGCAGGTCGGCGCGGGACTTCGAGACGCGGGACTGGCGCGCGAAGTCGAGCAGTCCGCGCACGATCGTCTTGCAGCGCGTGGCCTCGCGAACGATCATCTCCAGGTCTTCTTTCGCGCCGGTATTCTGTTCGAGTTGTTTGAGCAGCACGTGCGAGTAGAGCAGGATGCTGCCCAGCGGGTTGTTGATTTCGTGCGCCACGCCGGCCGAAAGCTGCCCCATCGACGCGAGTTTTTCCGTCTGCACCAGCCGCTCCTGCGCGTCGGCGAGTTCCATGTACGTGCTTTGCAGCCGCACGCACGTCGCCTCGAGTTCCTCGATCAGGTACGGCAGGCACATTTCGGCCTCGGCGAGACCCTGACAAACGGCAATCGCCTTGTCGCGGCATGTCGGATATCCGCACGCCCCGCAGTTGAGGTGATCCTCGGGCTTCGTCTTGCGCATGGCCTCGAGGGCGGCCTGGATCTCCTCCGCCGACGGCTGCGCCAGTTGGATCTCCTCGTGGTGATAGGTGCGTTCCGTGGAAATCCGATGGACGCGCTGCAAGGCGCGCTCCGCCTCTTCCGGGCTCACGTACGCGCGGCGTTCCTTGACGTACTCGGCCAGAATCTGCTTGCGCGCATAAACGCTGAGATCACCGGGCATCGCCGGACCGCTGACGCACCCCTCGCAGAACAGGACGTCGAGAAAACGCGCCTGATGGCGACCCGCGGCGAGCTCCTCGACCGCCGAGATCACGCGCTCCTTGCCGTCCACGCACAGGATGTTGTCCTGCAAAACGTCGTTGGGAAGTCCCGCCGTTCGCAGCAGACCACCCGACAACGCGAACGCGCGGCCGACGATGCACGGCGGGCTGTCGAAGGTGCTCTTCTCCAGATCCTGGGCGCGCAGACCGTCCTCGTCGATCATGTTTTTCAGTTCGACGAAGGTGAGCACCTCGTCGATCTCGCCCGCGATTTCCTCATCTCGGATCTCGCTCTTTTTCGCTACGCACGGTCCGATGAACACGACGCGCGCGCGCGCGCCGAACTTCGCGCGGATCACTCGTGCGGTCGCCACCATCGGCGATACCGCGGGCGCGAGCGCGCTGACGAGATTGGGGACGTATTTTCGCACGTACGAGACGACCGCCGGACACGCCGTGGAGATCACCGCCTCGCGGTCGCCGTTCAGCACCTGCTCGTACAACTCGCGATACGAGCGGCTGACCATCTCCGCGCCGAACGCGGCCTCCCAGACCTGCGTGAAGCCGAGACGGCGAATCGCGGTGACGACGCGCCCGGGGGTCATCTGGTCAAACGCCTCCGGGTACGAGGGCATGTAACACCACGAATAGACGTGGTGCATCGGGACCGCCGTGTCGAACGCCGCGGGGAATGACGGCGCGACGACGGCGAAGACCGGTTCCGATCCCGCGAGCAGCGCCCGCACCGCCTCGACACTGCTCTCAATCTGCTTCGCCCGTTGGCCGCAGACCTTGACGCAGTTGCCGCACGCGATGCAGCGGTCGGCGAGCACCTTGGCCTGGCCGTACTCGACCTTGATCGCCTTGGCGGGGCATTCGCGCACGCAGCTGTAGCAGCGGCGGCAGCGCTCGGGGATCGTCGTGATGATCGAATTCATCGCACAACCAAGGTTTCATCGGGCCGGGCCCAAATCGGCCCGGCACCACGCGCATGAGAGTATGCCACATCACGCGAAACGGGAACGTCCCGTGGCTCACCACTCGGGTCGAATCCCGCCGCGCGACGCCTCTTCTCACCCATGTTTCCGTCGTTTTTCATCCTGACCTTCGCGCGGAGCCGAACGCCTCACCACGAACGGCGTCCGGCTCCGCCACCGATATTTCCTAAACGCTCGTCCGCGTCACGTACTTCGTGTGCAGCAGCTCATGGGACCGATGTCCCAGGGGCTTCTCCAGAAATTCCTTGTAGAGTTTCGCGACGTCGGGGTTTTCGTGCGACTTGCGCAGGCGCTTTCCCTCGTCTTCGCGATAGATCGCCGCGATTCGCGCGAGGCGCACCGAGTCGTCGGTGAAGCGGGGTTGCCCGCCGCCGCCGATGCACCCGCCGGGGCAGGTCATCACTTCGATGAAGTGATACGACTTCTTTCCGGACTTCACCGCCTCGATCACGTCGCGCGCGTTGTGCAGTCCATGCGCGACCGCGACCTTGAGTTCCGCGCCTTCCAGAAAACTCCACTCGGGTTTGACGCTGGTCACGGGAATCGACGCCTCCTTGACGCCTTCGAGCCCGGCGACCGGTCTCACGTGCAGGTTGTCGCCCGGCATCTCTCGCCCCGTGACGATCTCGTACGCGGTGCGCAGCGCCGCTTCCATGACGCCGCCCGTGTTGGCGAAGATGTCCGCCGCTCCGCTGGAGACGCCGAGCGGATTGTCCATCTCGCTGTCCGGCAGCGACACGAAGTCGATCCCGGCCTCGCGGATCATGCGGATCAGTTCGCGCGTCGTGAGCACCACGTCCACGTCGCGCGCGCCGCTGGCCGCCATCTCCGGCCGCTGCGCCTCGAATTTCTTCGCGGTGCACGGCATGATCGACACGACGAACATCTCCTCGGCCTTCTTGCCGACGCGGTCCGCGTAGTAGGTCTTCGCGACCGCACCGAACATCTGCTGCGGCGACTTGCACGTCGAGATATTGGGCAGGATCTCGGGATAGAAGTGCTCGGCGAACTTGATCCAGCCCGGCGAGCAGCTCGTGAACATCGGCAGCGCCACGTCGCCCTTGTCCACCAGCGCCGTTTTCAGCCGGGTCAGCAGCTCGGTGCCCTCTTCCAGAATCGTCAGGTCGGCCGTGAAGTTGGTGTCGAAGACCGCCGCGAAACCCAATCGACGCAGCGCGGTCACCATCTTGCCCGTGACCAGCGTTCCCGGCGGCAGGCCGAAGCCCTCGCCCAGCGCCGCGCGAATGGCGGGCGCCGTCTGCACGACGACGTGCTTCGTCGGATCGGAGAGGGCAGCGAAGACCTCGTCGATCTGATCGCGCTCACAGATCGCGCCCACCGGGCAGACCGCCGCGCACTGGCCGCACTGCACGCACACGACCTCGGACAGGTTCGCGCCGAACGCCGGGCCGATAATCGTGTCGAAACCGCGCTCTTGCGGGAACAGCGCGCCCACGCCCTGCGTCTCGTTGCACACGGTGACGCAGCGGCGGCATTTGATGCACTTGCCCGTCTCGCGCACGAGCGCGGGCGTGGATTCGTCGAATACCGAGTGCGGCTTCGCGCCCGCGTAGCGAACCTCGCGCACACCCATTTCATAGGCGAGGCGCTGCAATTCGCAGTCGTCGGCGCGCAGACACGTACGGCAATCGCCCTCGTGCTCGGAGAGCAGCAGTTCCACCACGGTGCGCCGCGCGAGTCGCACCCGCGCGGTATTCGTTTTCACCTTCATCCCCGGTGTCGCCGGCATCGAGCACGACGCGGCGAGCCCGCGCGCGCCCTCGACTTCGACCAGGCAGACGCGGCACGCGCCCATGCCGGGATGGCCTTCGAGATGACACAGCGTCGGCACCCGCACGCCCGCCGCGCGGCACGCGTCCAGGACGGACGCGCCCTCGGGGACGGCGACGGGAACCTCGTTGATCGTCAGATTCAGCATCTTTTCGGTCCTCCTCAGGCGCAGCGGAAGTCGCAGCGCAGGCAGCGCCGGGCTTCCCGCAGGGCCTCGGTCTCGGTCCAGGGTTGTTCGACTTCGCGGAAGTTGTGCATACGCAGTTCGGCCGGCAGCGTCCGGATCGGCGCCCGCGGAACCAGAATCGGGTCCGCGTCGGGATCGAACGCCGTGTCCACCTGCGTGCGGAGGCGCCAGAAGGCGTTCTCCTTCCCGGTGAACATGCGATCGATGCCCACCGCCGCACGTTCGCCTCCGCCGACCGCCTCGGCGACCGACGAGGGTCCGACGACCGCGTCGCCGCCCGAGAACAGCCACGGAATTGTGGTTCGGCCCGTGATCGGGTCCGCGACGATGAAGTGGTTGTCGCGCAGGCGCAATTCGCCGTTCACGCCGAGGAACGACGGATCGAGCGTCTGCCCCACGGCGGCGATCACGAGGTCGCCTTCGATCACGAACTCGCCGCCGGGTGTCGCCACCGGGCGTCGTCGCCCGCTGCGGTCGAACGCGCCGAGCGACATCTGCTGCGCGCGCACGCCGCACACGCGGCCGTTCTGCGTGAGAACTTCGACCGGCGCGACGAGGAACTTCATCCGCACACCCTCGCGCTCGGCTTCCTCGACCTCCTCGGCATACGCCGGCATCTCCTCGCGGGTGCGTCGGTACAGGAGCGTCACGTTCTGCGCGCCCAAGCGCACCGCCGTGCGCGCCGCGTCCACCGCGGCGTTGCCGCCGCCGATGACGAGCACGCGCTCGCCCTTGGCCGCCGTTCCGCGCAGGTTGTACTCGCGCAGGTAATCGAGCGCCTCCACAATGCCCTCGGCCTCGTCGCCGGGCACGCCGAGCCGCTGGCCCGAGGGCGCGCCGACGCCGAGAAACACCGCCTCATAACCCTGGCCACGCAGGTCGGGCAGCGTGAAGTCGCGTCCCAACCGCTGGCTGTAACGCAGTTCGACGCCGATCCGTTCGATCATCGAGACCTCGCGGTCCACGATCTCGCGCGGCAGACGGTACGCCGGAATGGCCTGCACGAGCATGCCGCCCGCGCGGGGTTCGGATTCGAAGATCGTCGGGCGGTAACCGAGCCGCGCGAGGAAGTATCCGCACGCGAGACCCGACGGACCCGCGCCGACGATGGCGACCTTGCGCTTCGCCGCTTCGTCGTTGATGCGGATCTCCGGCAATTGCCACGTGGTCTCCTGATCGGCCATGAAGCGCTTGAGGCCACGGATGCCGACCGATTCGTCGAGCCCCGAGCGGCGGCACTTGTCTTCGCATGCGTGGAAGCACACCCGGGCGCACACGGCGGCCAGCGGGTTGTTTTCGCGGTGCACGCGCATGGCCTCGGCGTAGCGCGCCTCGCCGATCAGCGAGACGTAGCCGGGCACGTACACGCCCGCGGGACACGCGGTCATGCACGGGGCGCGTGTGAGATCGGCGCAAACGCCCGCGGGACACTTTTTGTCACGGATATGCGCGATGTACTCGTCGCGGAAATGACGCAGCGTCGAGAGCACCGGGTTCGGCGCGGTTTGGCCGAGGCCGCAGAGCGACGTCTCGCGGATCTGCTGACCGAGCTCCATCAGCTTGTCGAGGTCGGCCATCTCGCCCTTGCCCTCGGTGATGCGCGTGACGATCTCGAGCATGCGTTTGGTTCCGACGCGGCACGGCGTGCATTTGCCGCACGACTCTTCCTGCACGAATTCCAGGAAGAACCGCGCGACGTCGACCATGCACGAGTCTTCGTCCATGACGATCAGACCACCCGACCCCATGATCGCGCCGAGTTCCTGCAACGATTCGTAGTCCACCGGCACGTTGAGGTGCTCGCGCGGGATGCATCCGCCGGACGGCCCGCCCATCTGCGCAGCCTTGAACTTCTTGCCGCCCGGGATTCCCCCGCCGACGTCGTAGAGCAATTCGCCGAGGCTCATGCCGATCGGCACCTCGACGAGACCGGTGTTGTTGATGGCCCCCGCGAGCGCGAACACCTTGGTGCCCTTGCTCTTCTCGGTGCCCATCGACGCGTACCAATCCGCGCCCTTGGTCAGGATCATCGGCACGTTGGCGAAGGTCTCGACGTTGTTGAGACACGACGGCTTGCCCCACAGACCCTTGTGCGCGGGATACGGCGGACGCGGCCGCGGCTCGCCGCGCTTGCCCTCGATCGAGGTCATGAGCGCCGTCTCTTCGCCGCACACGAACGCGCCCGAACCCATGCGGATTTCGAGATCGAAGTCGAAACCGCTGCCGAAGACGTTGGTCCCCAGCAGACCCATTTCGCGCGCCTGGCCCATGGCATGCTGCAGGCGCTCGACCGCGAGCGGGTACTCCGCGCGCACGTACACGAACCCATGCCGCGCGCCGATCGCGTACCCGGCGATCATCATGCCTTCGATGATGGAGTGCGGATCGCCTTCGAGCACGCTGCGATCCATGAACGCGCCCGGGTCGCCCTCGTCCGCGTTGCACAGAATGTACTTCTCGTCTCCGGCCGACTTGCGGGTGAGCTCCCACTTCAGACCGGCCGGGAATCCCGCGCCGCCGCGCCCGCGCAGCCCGGAGCGTTTGACCTCGTCGATCACCTGCTCGG harbors:
- the nuoF gene encoding NADH-quinone oxidoreductase subunit NuoF; translation: MPKSVRSHCLVCAGGGCIACGALEVSAAMREAVAAFDLSEEVKVIETGCLGPCAVGPVMVIYPEGTFYQNVKPEDAKHIVEEHLLKGRVVERLVHQDRKTHEPEREMGDITFFRRQVKVVLRNCGVIDPLKIEEYIAREGYMGAARALTEMTPEQVIDEVKRSGLRGRGGAGFPAGLKWELTRKSAGDEKYILCNADEGDPGAFMDRSVLEGDPHSIIEGMMIAGYAIGARHGFVYVRAEYPLAVERLQHAMGQAREMGLLGTNVFGSGFDFDLEIRMGSGAFVCGEETALMTSIEGKRGEPRPRPPYPAHKGLWGKPSCLNNVETFANVPMILTKGADWYASMGTEKSKGTKVFALAGAINNTGLVEVPIGMSLGELLYDVGGGIPGGKKFKAAQMGGPSGGCIPREHLNVPVDYESLQELGAIMGSGGLIVMDEDSCMVDVARFFLEFVQEESCGKCTPCRVGTKRMLEIVTRITEGKGEMADLDKLMELGQQIRETSLCGLGQTAPNPVLSTLRHFRDEYIAHIRDKKCPAGVCADLTRAPCMTACPAGVYVPGYVSLIGEARYAEAMRVHRENNPLAAVCARVCFHACEDKCRRSGLDESVGIRGLKRFMADQETTWQLPEIRINDEAAKRKVAIVGAGPSGLACGYFLARLGYRPTIFESEPRAGGMLVQAIPAYRLPREIVDREVSMIERIGVELRYSQRLGRDFTLPDLRGQGYEAVFLGVGAPSGQRLGVPGDEAEGIVEALDYLREYNLRGTAAKGERVLVIGGGNAAVDAARTAVRLGAQNVTLLYRRTREEMPAYAEEVEEAEREGVRMKFLVAPVEVLTQNGRVCGVRAQQMSLGAFDRSGRRRPVATPGGEFVIEGDLVIAAVGQTLDPSFLGVNGELRLRDNHFIVADPITGRTTIPWLFSGGDAVVGPSSVAEAVGGGERAAVGIDRMFTGKENAFWRLRTQVDTAFDPDADPILVPRAPIRTLPAELRMHNFREVEQPWTETEALREARRCLRCDFRCA
- a CDS encoding iron hydrogenase small subunit, which produces MLNLTINEVPVAVPEGASVLDACRAAGVRVPTLCHLEGHPGMGACRVCLVEVEGARGLAASCSMPATPGMKVKTNTARVRLARRTVVELLLSEHEGDCRTCLRADDCELQRLAYEMGVREVRYAGAKPHSVFDESTPALVRETGKCIKCRRCVTVCNETQGVGALFPQERGFDTIIGPAFGANLSEVVCVQCGQCAAVCPVGAICERDQIDEVFAALSDPTKHVVVQTAPAIRAALGEGFGLPPGTLVTGKMVTALRRLGFAAVFDTNFTADLTILEEGTELLTRLKTALVDKGDVALPMFTSCSPGWIKFAEHFYPEILPNISTCKSPQQMFGAVAKTYYADRVGKKAEEMFVVSIMPCTAKKFEAQRPEMAASGARDVDVVLTTRELIRMIREAGIDFVSLPDSEMDNPLGVSSGAADIFANTGGVMEAALRTAYEIVTGREMPGDNLHVRPVAGLEGVKEASIPVTSVKPEWSFLEGAELKVAVAHGLHNARDVIEAVKSGKKSYHFIEVMTCPGGCIGGGGQPRFTDDSVRLARIAAIYREDEGKRLRKSHENPDVAKLYKEFLEKPLGHRSHELLHTKYVTRTSV
- a CDS encoding 4Fe-4S binding protein — protein: MNSIITTIPERCRRCYSCVRECPAKAIKVEYGQAKVLADRCIACGNCVKVCGQRAKQIESSVEAVRALLAGSEPVFAVVAPSFPAAFDTAVPMHHVYSWCYMPSYPEAFDQMTPGRVVTAIRRLGFTQVWEAAFGAEMVSRSYRELYEQVLNGDREAVISTACPAVVSYVRKYVPNLVSALAPAVSPMVATARVIRAKFGARARVVFIGPCVAKKSEIRDEEIAGEIDEVLTFVELKNMIDEDGLRAQDLEKSTFDSPPCIVGRAFALSGGLLRTAGLPNDVLQDNILCVDGKERVISAVEELAAGRHQARFLDVLFCEGCVSGPAMPGDLSVYARKQILAEYVKERRAYVSPEEAERALQRVHRISTERTYHHEEIQLAQPSAEEIQAALEAMRKTKPEDHLNCGACGYPTCRDKAIAVCQGLAEAEMCLPYLIEELEATCVRLQSTYMELADAQERLVQTEKLASMGQLSAGVAHEINNPLGSILLYSHVLLKQLEQNTGAKEDLEMIVREATRCKTIVRGLLDFARQSRVSKSRADLREVIEDIISIESPAASEAGIELRSEVEPDLGPVCLDVAQVKQMLVNLVQNAVDATARGGSVTMRAAANGRSVRIEVQDTGCGIPTENLSKIFEPFFTTKAMGKGTGLGLAIAYGVVKMHSGDITVDSAVGRGTTFRITLPVEGTTIEQAVGLVN
- the hydG gene encoding [FeFe] hydrogenase H-cluster radical SAM maturase HydG — its product is MSANEATSPFEVPIDEQMIWNTLKEASSRDASRVREVIAKARLMKGLDAADIAVLAAISDPELVGELFAAAREVKETIYGRRIVMFAPLYVSNLCSNDCLYCGFRVRNKSLARRALTQEEIAAEVRALIDDGHKRVLLVAGESYPKQGFQYVLDSIATIYATKSGRGEIRRINVNIAPLTIGEFAQLHGSGIGTYQLFQETYHRETYARVHAAGRKRDYDWRITAMDRAMTAGIDDVGIGVLFGLADWRFELLALLQHIRHLEARFGVGPHTISVPRLEPATGADIAEHPPMPVSDADFRKIVAILRLAVPYTGLIMSTRETAEIRRETFALGVSQISAGSRTNPGGYASEDECAEQFQLGDHRTLDEVVRDLANLGFIPSFCTACYRLGRTGADFMDLAKPGEIKHHCDPNALSTFVEYLTDYASDECRAAGEATIAAALEHMDPKPRNAAVHMMQKVRDGKRDVFC
- a CDS encoding response regulator, encoding MTVVPRILVVDDEVGLREGCRKILQAEGFEAETACDGLDGLERYDARRDYDAAVVDLKMPRMGGVELIEALRARDEDMVLLVMTAYATIETAVEATQRGADGYIPKPFTPGELLLPLRNMLEKRQLRIEARRLRQEREDRLLEVASERGKSRTILQCLSDGVIVANREGQVVMWNAAATQALPSISGAEPPIRTEALGCDALAEWLRDAAEGGDLPHVVTRELRVEAGTFLVTVSPVLEEGRGATGAVAILADITEMKKLETAKSMFVSMVAHEVKRPLGVIEGYLNILLSGAANVDETKKTDVLTRCRDRAKTLRVLVNELMNLSAMETGHFAIRRVPTDISGVVRDALDACRDRAAERRIDLELDIEALAGSPPILADREALFSVFNNLIDNAVKYTPEGGRASVRGEGRAGEVVVAIRDTGIGMSAEEQAKIFEEFYRVSNKFTAKVPGTGLGLSLVKRLVALHQGSVRVSSEPGKGSTFTVVLPREPAERAEPTGAN
- a CDS encoding aspartate ammonia-lyase, which encodes MGATRKERDLLGERDVPADALWGIHTLRALENFPIANRPVHPALIHAYGQVKLACAQTNRRLSAWGDDTEKADAIGRACGEMAAGELDAWIVVDALQGGAGTSTNMNVNEVIANRALQILGRSLADYGRVSPTNDVNLHQSTNDTYPTALRVAAIDRLRALERALVDLQESFQDAEKRFAHVVKVGRTQLQDAVLTTLGREMGAYAEAFNRDRWRVSKCEERLRVVNLGGTAIGTGIAAPRAFIFRATDELREITGFGLARAENLVEATQNADAFVEVSGILKACATNLLKIANDLRLMSSGPAAGLGEITLPPMQAGSSIMPGKINPVIPEAVAVAAMRAIANDAAVTHACAAGNLELNAFLPLVADALLETIDLLTHAAHALATRCVRGIVAREDVCRAHVEGSVACATALVASIGYEAASDIAAAATSRGVSVREIVRERALMTDAEYDALISPESVCRLGAPGGVIP
- a CDS encoding response regulator, encoding MKKPLIFVVDDDHDVLEIHEVVLTSGGYAVRTFDDPEKAIAAMSAARPDLIVTDLMMGHLDSGFSLARALKSDPATSGIPVILVTAVAARPGFDFRPKSEADLAAMAVNAYFDKPADHDALLAKVRELLGAATPAGGAS